In Arachis stenosperma cultivar V10309 chromosome 1, arast.V10309.gnm1.PFL2, whole genome shotgun sequence, one DNA window encodes the following:
- the LOC130940912 gene encoding UDP-glucose flavonoid 3-O-glucosyltransferase 7-like has translation MGSVNFINEERPLKIYFIPYLASGHLIPQSDIARLFASRGHHVTVLTTPSNAQLFLKSNPYRHHNYRVQTFQFPSDQVGLPAGIENLTGITTVDDSYKLYSGTMLLQEPLTNFIEQDPPDCIVGDFLYPWLHDLAIKLRIPRFAFNGFSLFTICAMESLRLHRMQPTGPYLIPDLPHKITMNAVPPKFPKDFLEVLLETEAKSDGLLVNNFLELDGEEYVQYYKKITGHKAWHLGPACLVRRTYEEKAERGPEKSVLNVEDCLSWLDSRGANSVVYVSFGTVCHFPDNQLYEIACGVEASGCEFIWVVPEKKGKESESEEEKEKWLPKGFEERNKTKGIIIRGWAPQVLILGHSAVGAMLTHCGWNSTSEAVSAGVPMITWPLHSDQFYNEKLISEVRGIGVEIGADEWGVYCYGQKEKVVGRVEIEKGVRRLMDGGDEAEEIRRRVQEFKKKAREAVQEGGSSYNNLTSLIQEIKRLRDSKLHEFE, from the coding sequence ATGGGGTCCGTTAACTTTATTAACGAAGAACGGCCACTCAAAATTTACTTCATTCCATACTTAGCATCCGGCCACCTGATCCCTCAATCCGACATAGCAAGATTATTCGCCTCACGTGGCCACCACGTGACAGTTCTCACCACTCCCTCCAACGCCCAACTCTTCCTTAAATCAAATCCCTACCGCCACCACAACTATCGGGTTCAAACCTTCCAATTCCCCTCCGATCAAGTAGGCCTTCCCGCAGGCATCGAAAACCTCACCGGCATCACAACGGTAGACGACTCCTACAAACTCTATTCTGGAACCATGCTTCTCCAAGAACCCCTCACCAACTTCATCGAGCAGGACCCACCAGACTGCATCGTGGGAGATTTTCTATACCCGTGGCTCCATGACCTCGCCATCAAGCTCAGAATCCCGAGGTTCGCCTTCAACGGTTTCTCTCTCTTCACCATCTGCGCCATGGAGTCCCTCAGATTACACCGTATGCAACCTACCGGCCCTTACCTCATTCCAGATCTTCCTCACAAAATCACCATGAACGCAGTACCGCCCAAGTTTCCCAAAGATTTCCTCGAAGTCCTGTTGGAGACGGAGGCTAAAAGCGATGGACTTCTTGTCAACAACTTCTTAGAGCTTGACGGAGAAGAGTACGTCCAATACTACAAGAAAATCACAGGTCACAAGGCTTGGCATCTTGGTCCTGCATGTCTTGTTCGCAGAACCTATGAGGAGAAAGCAGAGAGGGGCCCTGAAAAGAGCGTGTTGAATGTTGAAGACTGTCTGAGTTGGCTCGACTCGAGAGGAGCCAACTCAGTAGTCTACGTCAGCTTTGGAACCGTTTGCCATTTTCCGGATAATCAACTGTACGAGATAGCATGCGGCGTGGAAGCGTCGGGTTGCGAGTTCATATGGGTGGTGCCGGAGAAGAAGGGGAAGGAGAGTGAGAgcgaggaggagaaggagaagtgGCTGCCGAAGGGGTTCGAAGAGAGGAACAAGACGAAGGGTATAATTATAAGAGGGTGGGCCCCGCAGGTGTTGATATTGGGGCACTCCGCCGTGGGTGCCATGCTAACGCACTGTGGGTGGAACTCGACGTCAGAGGCTGTAAGCGCAGGGGTTCCAATGATAACATGGCCGTTGCACAGTGATCAGTTCTACAATGAGAAGCTGATAAGTGAAGTACGAGGAATTGGGGTGGAGATTGGTGCAGATGAGTGGGGCGTTTATTGTTACGGTCAGAAGGAGAAGGTAGTAGGGAGAGTAGAAATAGAGAAGGGTGTGAGGAGGTTGATGGACGGTGGAGATGAAGCCGAGGAAATCAGACGGCGTGTTCAAGAGTTCAAGAAGAAAGCTAGAGAAGCTGTCCAGGAAGGTGGGTCATCTTACAATAATTTAACGTCTCTTATTCAGGAAATAAAAAGGTTAAGAGACTCTAAGCTACACGAATTTGAGTAA